TTAAAATAGTTATAATTGTGAAATCGATATTCACAATTTATCACCATATTAAAAAGTACACCTCGAAATTCCAACGTTTTCGGGTAGTTACTCCTCACATACAGTAGCCCAGCCTCCAAGAGGTTTTTTAGCTGGTGATGTGAGGTGGCCATCATGAGACTTTAAGATGTTTCTGAGCTATTTTCCTTTCTAGAACGTTCTGTCCAACAAGCCTGGAGTGACTGTTCAGTCCAAATCTGTCCTTGTAACTTGACCGTGGAGCCTGACTTGGGTGAGTTTCCGTTATAGTAGAAtgtgtacacttttttttttgaacttttgGGACGAGTCTCTTTCACACCAGCATGGCACCCAGTGGTGTGCTGAGATTCAGTAACATGGGAGTCCAAATGCAGTATCTTGAAACAAAAGTTAGGAGTTCCGGTGTAAGAGCTCCAAAGTTATCACCCGATTGCCACTGGACTTTGCTGTTCTTGCTAGGTTAAAAGATTCCTGCGTTTAATTTTCAGTAGATGCTGCCTTATTTAGCATGGTAAAGAATCTGAACTGATCTTATTTTCAGAGTATGTGAGTATTCTTTTCCTTACAGTCTCATAACTACTGGATATTATTagtgcttttaatttttggcaACCTTATGGATAAGTGAATGGTATTTAATTAATGCTTCGATTTGCAAATTGCTAAtcaatttttagtgtttttaaattttttattttttatgtgtatgaatgttttgcctgcatatatgtctgtgcaccatatataTGTCTGGTGtctgaagaagtcagaagagggctttgaatCTCCTGAAACAGGAATTATGAATGCTGTGAGCCAccttctgggttctgggaatccaaccaAGATCTtctgtaagagtagcaagtgctcttaaccattgcaCAGTTTCTCCAAccccttattattttttttgtgaagTATTTGTTTTTCATCCGAAGTTCAGCCTATCTGAAGTATGTGGTACtatcttttcatgttttattgttCTTAGATTACTACTTTGTATGATTTCCTTAAATATGATGTTAATTAATCCTTTACTACATATATTTAGTCTTTGTCACTCAATCTAtatctgtttttagtttttaatggtaaggtagatattttattttttaaaaaagtgaaaaaaccctaaattttatcttttttcttccttccatacAGTAGGTTATTAAGAGTTTTTAaggttataaaatatgtaaatctttTTTCATGACATTTAGGCCTGAACATTGCTTAGAAAGGTCTTTTCTATTCAAAAattgtaaaatgtttattatatacttttatttttaaattattcatttaattaatttattttatgtgtatgagagttttgcctgcatgtatgtgtgtgctctacatgcatgcctagtgcctaaGGAGATCAGGGAAAgggatcagatcccctggaactggagttacagatggttgtaagagTTACCatgtgggccgggcggtggtggtgcacgcctttaatcccagcacttgggaggcagaggcaggcggatctctgtgagttcgagaccagcctggtctacaagagctagttccaggacaggctccaaaaaccacatagaaaccctgcctcaaaaaaaaaaaaaaaaaaaagagttaccatgtgggtgttgggaactgaaccaggtcctctggaagagcaacaaatgcttttaactgctaagcatccctccacccacctctttaaagatatttttaataccTTAGTGGTTGTGTTTCTTATGTTtagttctttattctttctgtattATATTCTTGTACTAAAAATAGCACTCTTGAGTAGCCTGACCCTAATTCAGTATTTTTTCCCAATTTTCTTAGcttctttgcattttctcttctaaaCTTTGAAATCAGTTAATTTAACTCTCAAGATATTCTCATTTGatgtttttgcttatttggttggctttctttctttctttctttctttctttctttctttctttctttctttctttctttctttgagataggatctcactgtgtggcccaggctgaccttgaattctttcTGCTGCCTCCGAAGTAATGAGATTGCAGGTATGTGCCTGCAATCTATACATGGTATACACTATACATGATaccatttgatttttaattgtcaTTTCATGGAATGTAGAAATTAGTAAATGGCTGGGATAGTTATAATATTAAGTAATCTCCCCAAGATCATGATATATAGCTATTTATCATTACAGTTTACTAACatcctattttatatattttttttggtggTGATGGAGATCAAACATTAGGCCCCATAAATCCCAGGTAAGTGTTCTATTACTAAGATACATTCCATCtctttaaaaaatccatttagtatgtatatacatgtgtgtgtaggtcaggggacaactttatGGAGTTAGCTGTCTTCTACTTTTTTGTGAGTTtaggggtttgaactcaggtctatAGGCTTTCATGGCAGGCAAcctcacccactgagctgtctttatGGCTCCTCTTGTGGATTTTTTAAACACCTGGTTTCAGTAAcctaggctgacctgaaactgGAGATCCTCATTTCTCAGTTTCCCaattgctggggttacaggtgccaCTAggctatgctttcttttttatatttttatttacagtgatattactactactactacttctattactattttgtttttagagacagggtttttctgtgcaacagtcctggctctcctgaaactcctctgtagaccaggctagcctcgaactcacagagttctgcatggagcgctgggattaatggtgtatgccactactgcTTGGTTtacactttattattattattagtagtagtagtatggtgtgtgtgtgtgtgtgtgtgtgagagagagagagagagagagatgcatgtgtgatgcatgtgcacatgcttgcaTTTGAATACAAATGCAGGAATAtatagatacacaaacacacatatatggtgCATGTGTGCGGGTgtgagaggacaactttcagtagTTGGCTCTTTCTACTATAAGTTCTGAGGGTCCAAgttaggttgtcaggctttgaAGCAAGAACTTTTACCCACTAAGGCATTTCTGCCAATCCTTACCctgaattttttttgcttttacttttcttcctaattattttttatttcatgtgcattgatattttgcttgcatttatgagggtgttagatcccctggaattacaaacagttgtgagctgctatgtgggtgctgggaattgaacccaggtcatctggaagtacaaccagtgctcttaactactgagacatctctccagcctcctttctttgcttttttaattatagaagcagggacaatttctttttttttctttttttttattttattgagaaaaggaaaaaagcaagtttccacctcctcccagcctcccatttNNNNNNNNNNNNNNNNNNNNNNNNNNNNNNNNNNNNNNNNNNNNNNNNNNNNNNNNNNNNNNNNNNNNNNNNNNNNNNNNNNNNNNNNNNNNNNNNNNNNNNNNNNNNNNNNNNNNNNNNNNNNNNNNNNNNNNNNNNNNNNNNNNNNNNNNNNNNNNNNNNNNNNNNNNNNNNNNNNNNNNNNNNNNNNNNNNNNNNNNNNNNNNNNNNNNNNNNNNNNNNNNNNNNNNNNNNNNNNNNNNNNNNNNNNNNNNNNNNNNNNNNNNNNNNNNNNNNNNNNNNNNNNNNNNNNNNNNNNNNNNNNNNNNNNNNNNNNNNNNNNNNNNNNNNNNNNNNNNNNNNgttgctcatgttctccctccttctgctcctcatgaGACAGTATACTTCcaagggagaggaagcagggcagagcaaataaagttttaattcctttcccttttttttgttttattttctttgtgttttgttattttgtttgtttacatttaggTTGAACTTTACTTTTGTTgatctgagacagggtctaatgtGGCCAAGGTGGGACTCAAACTGGCTGAGGCTAAGGTTGAGCTTGAAGTTTGCTCCTCCAGCTTCCTCTTTTtggaggtgctgggattaaaggcctatgtgCCTTTATCACTTCATTTTAAGCAATGCTGGAATCTAACCCAAGGCCTTTAGTGTGCTAGATGGGCCCTCTGAGCAACATTCCCAGCACTTTCTTTTAGttacttatttgtgtatgtgtgtgtggggtcatgTGAGTGTTCGCATGTCATACACAAAGTGGAGGCCGAAGGATAACTCAgtgggaatcagttttcttcttccaccatgtagggTCCACGAatggaactcaggttatcagcTTGGTGGCANNNNNNNNNNNNNNNNNNNNNNNNNNNNNNNNNNNNNNNNNNNNNNNNNNNNNNNNNNNNNNNNNNNNNNNNNNNNNNNNNNNNNNNNNNNNNNNNNNNNNNNNNNNNNNNNNNNNNNNNNNNNNNNNNNNNNNNNNNNNNNNNNNNNNNNNNNNNNNNNNNNNNNNNNNNNtgtagaccaggctggtctcgaactcacagagatccgcctgcctctgcctcccaagtgctgggattaaaggcgtgtgccatcatcgCCTGGCTTGTGAGCAACAAGTTTTACCTCatttgaggacctgggttcaatacctaGAATGGGAAAGGGTGGAAAGGAAAGTAGAGGTAGGAGAGACAACAGAAAAGAAGGCAAAGGAAacggaagggagaaaaggaaggaaaagggaaaagaagagtcCTTAACTCAGAGAATGGCTTTGTTAGAAAATCATTTACCTTTCAAGCTTTGAAGGCATTTCTTCATTGGCTACTGGTTGTGCTGAAGACATTCTGATTTCCAGTTCTTTGAATCTGACTTGATTTATGTTTCTCCAACAGCATATCTCTTACGGTACTGAAGAACTGTTCAGCCATATTCTTGATTTTACTGATGCTATTAAGAAGTCAGATTGCAGGCTAAACGTCATGGTTTTAAAGGTAATATGTTTTTATCTCTCTAATATCTTGTCTCTTGATACAGATCTacttctgagtttgttttgttctacttGGAATTTACTAAGCTTCTTAATGTGTTTATTTGTCATCTTTATTAGTTCTAGAAAGTTCTTATGGATTACCTTGTAATATTCATTCTATCTTCTCACTCTGGTACAGTGAAAAGATTTTTATTAGGCCTCCCcatcctgtcttctgtttctacttcaaaaagtttctatttctttatatctctgtACTGGATTCCAGATACTTTTTTTCAGCTCTTTTTACTATTTAGCAACTTTATCTAATCATATAAAATCTGCTATTAAATCCATCTATTgaacacttaaaacattttttaaaattgcagaATCTGGCATATGCGCACAAAGGTGCAGAAAACATAAACATGTAGCTTAAGAAATAATAAGTAACTGCTATCAAGCACCACAGTCTCCACCTGCCTTACAGTCACAATCCCCTTCAGGGAATTCTTCCTCCTGATGCTTGTACTCCTCACGACTAGGTTTTGCCTTTATAGTTTGTCGTCTATGTAGACATCCCTATACAATCTCACTGCATTTTGCATGTTCTTGAAATTTATCCAAATAGAACAAAGCACAATGTTGTTTTCTGTTCAACATTATGCTTGTTAAGATTCCTTCCTATTTCTCAAGGATGCAGTTTATTTCCTTTGTTGTATAGTAGTATATTGCCCTCATTTGACTCCCTGACTATTTTGTCTCATTAATGCTCAGAAAATAATGTGTGGGGCAAATGATTTTAAGAGTGGATAAAccggggcctggagagatggctcagaggttaagagcattgcctgctcttccaaaggtcctgagttcaattcccagcaaccacatggtggctcacaaccatctgtgacagggtctggtgccctcttctggcctgcaggcatacacacagacagaatattgtatacataataaataaataaatatttaaaaaaaagagtggataAACCTGTTAGCATAGAAATTTTTCTAACTACCATTTCCTCAGAAGTAGCAATACAGAAAGCCATATGGATTAATGGGAAGAAATTTACTGCTACTTTAAAAGAACATCCCCTAATAAGTGAGAGACGTAACTCGTAATTCTTGGAAGAGATAATAGGAAGATAGGTTCAAGGCCAGGTGAGGCAGATGTAGAGGACAAATTTTACCCATTTGAGTTTGTAGTTAACTTATGGGCAAGGAGTTAAGTGTTTAAAAGGCAGGAGTTCAGGGCCTAAGAAATGAACTCCATCTCCACACAGTCTGTGTTTGGTCCATCTTGAATACATAAGCCTTGTACACATCACTGTCTATGCACACATGAATTTTTTCTGAAGTGACTCCATACATTTTCAAATCTTCTATTTGAAGCTCACAGAGGACCTGTTGCATGTTTTATTGTTTCCCAATGCAGGTGGAAAGCAACAAGAGCTCAAGTGCAACCCTCCCTCCAAACATGCCCTCCTACAGGTCCCTGTCCTCCCGTGAAGATTGCCCTAACAGTCACACCAGCTTCTCAGATGGTGAGCTTGCCCGTAATGTGAGGGAAGGTGTCAAGCATCGAATCTTCTACCTCTCAGAGCAGCTGAGAGTGGAGAAGGCCAGTAGGGATGAGAATACCATGAGCTACCTCAAGCTGGTATCCAAAGCTGACCGACACCAGGCCCCACATATCCGGCAGGCCTTTGAGAGGGTGAACCAGCGCACTTCTGCCACCATTGCTCACATAGAACGGAAGCTCTATCAGTGCCACCTGCAGCTGAAGGAACTGGAAGAGGGCTGCAACCCTACAAGCTCAGTGCTGAAAGTGGAAAATGCTGTGGACAATCATAAGCAGCCTGGTGAGAAGGTCTCATATTCCAAATTGTCCAAGACAGGTGGGAAAGATAACTTGCCCATAAACATAGCTAGGCCCTACACTCTGGAGAGTCACTTGACAGGCATGCAACAGAGGAAATTCTCAGACAAAATGTATGTGGCTCAGCAACGAAAGCTACTGTTGCAGAAGATGAAAGAAGAACTGACAGAAGCGAGGAAGGTCCATGCTGGCCTTCAGGTCTCCCATCAAAGCTTCAAGGAAAGTCATGTGACTGATGTTCGGGAGATACTGGAGTCcctccaggaaaagaaaaccaggtgAGGAAAACCCCTTCTTACACCTTGACTCCCAAGACATGAAGCAGTCGAGATAATCTGAGATCCACCTAAGAAGGGTTGAGAAGGAGAAGGTGAGAAAAGCAGGTCTGTGCTTCTCTTTGGTGCCTGTTACCTATAGTGGAATGAGTGGTTCTTTTTGCCTCCTGCCCCACACCAACCTTTGCCCCTTGCTGGTTAAATAGGCTGTAGCTAGGGTGCCTGCTATGCAGTCTGCTTGGTGCAACGGAACAATAGAGGCATCCATGTGCAGTGGGAGCCTGGTAGACTGCTAGTATTAGAGAGGTAATGTCCCCTAGGTCCCATTTGCTAGAAAACTTTGTTGGGACTTAAATCTAAACTGCAGTATAATGTCAAGCACTGGATGTATTGGATATTCAGTTTGAAAGTGACTACCTTTTGTGGGTGCTTTCTCTTCAGTATGGTGTggcttgaatttatttttacctCTGACAAAAAAGGGatccaacattttaaaatagatgcAAACTATGAATTTGCTATCTAGtgctttcaaggccagcctttgatacatagtgagaccctgtctcaaaacaacaacaaacaacaaaacataaatgtAGACTTTCAATGGTTCCATTCCACTCCCATTGTACTCCTTCTTTGGTTCCCAACCAGCCTTGGATACCTTGACCCCTCTGATGTCACTGTCAAAACATTTATCATAGTCAATGACAAATTAATTCAAATACACTTAACATCCTAGCAAGAGAGGGAGAGGTTGCGTCAGTAATCCAAGAGTCCCAGCATATTCATGAAAATAAGGACTCTGTTGTCATTTTAGTGCCTACGCACATTAGGAGGAAAATGCAAATGGAACCATTGTCTTGAATTTTCCCAAGGACTACTTAGGAGCATTTATTGTAACATGGACaagcctggcttgtttgttgttggggtttttctgtcccaccctgtaccccacaactgtttagccccaaagaaaatcacacatagatccctgtaagttataaagctgattggcccattagctctagcctctcactggctaactctcacatcttgattaacccatttttctgatctatgttagccatgtggctcagtacctttattcagtggggcagatcatatcctgctgcttcggtggtctgggcaggagtaggaggaatcaacttcctccttcccagaattctcctgttcttattgtatcatttttatttcctgtctggttttcccgcctatacttcatgcctggccaatcagcatttatttaaaacatgattgacagaatacagacaattctcccataccaatttatatattttaagaatctgTGAGTGAAAATTAGTGTCATAAAGAAGCCTATCATTAAGTAAGTAAACTAGCCACTGAGAAATACAGGtttcattactattattatttttattgtgtctaTTCATAGACACatatttctactttaattttacatatacatatgtgattttatacatttttagctctttatttttttgtttttattctcttccatttttttgagacagtgtttctctgtgtagtcttggctgtcctagaactcactctgtagaccaggctggcctcaaactcagagatctgtctgcctctgcctcccgggtgctggaattaaaggtgtgcactaatatacatctctgtttttagtttttttgaaaaCCTCCTAACTGATGATCTCCATGGTAGCTGGGACTAGTCTTATATTCCaaccagaaatataaaaagagtcCTTTTTGTCCACATCCTTACCAGAAtctgttattatttgttttgttcttctgacAGTCATTCGGGGCTCTCAGTGTACTTATTATTTGCTTTGAGGTGGAATACCTTTTATATGTTTCTTGGctatttatgttttatcttttgagaaccatctattcattaaccaatttattaagttgtttttaatgttttaatttatgcattttgtgggtgtgtaggtgtgtgcatgtgtgtacagcaCACAAGTAGAGGTCTGTAAACAGATTGTTCCCTGTCCCACCTGTCTGTTCCCAAATAATTGACTAAgaggcttaatataaattataaatgctcggccagtagctcaggcttattaataactagctcttacattttaatttagccA
This is a stretch of genomic DNA from Microtus ochrogaster isolate Prairie Vole_2 unplaced genomic scaffold, MicOch1.0 UNK85, whole genome shotgun sequence. It encodes these proteins:
- the Tex28 gene encoding testis-specific protein TEX28, which encodes MVLKVESNKSSSATLPPNMPSYRSLSSREDCPNSHTSFSDGELARNVREGVKHRIFYLSEQLRVEKASRDENTMSYLKLVSKADRHQAPHIRQAFERVNQRTSATIAHIERKLYQCHLQLKELEEGCNPTSSVLKVENAVDNHKQPGEKVSYSKLSKTGGKDNLPINIARPYTLESHLTGMQQRKFSDKMYVAQQRKLLLQKMKEELTEARKVHAGLQVSHQSFKESHVTDVREILESLQEKKTRQSLMEEQVNDHLQRYLDEICHLKQHLACTEEKMAYLSYERAKEIWDVMETFKSRITKLETLQQATQLEMMASVRTRPKDFLFRFVSLLLTLTTILLVLVSTLCSCPLPLLNSRLRVFTLLVLIGLGTLVWQKWHIISITDWQAWIPFKWRPDFKDAKPQLDVH